Proteins from a genomic interval of Lolium perenne isolate Kyuss_39 chromosome 1, Kyuss_2.0, whole genome shotgun sequence:
- the LOC127333546 gene encoding uncharacterized protein has translation MVNILRGNPYSEHLRSMGEVEDVDDYRITLNLDQRMDQRRYNAPTSSEVAAVWVEGSERRRQFDHSVILQGKNRDIFGIKSYHGCYDALSYPLFFPRGELGWHTDIPKRNVSYDTVMAARAARLARRNNDESSQSPGDNNDDGGEDNDPASGGNKCVSVRDYYCYKFQMRPGIFNPILHGKRLFQQFAVDTYIKIENSRLDYMWNHQDKIRADLYQGLMDSLHAGEGSTDAIGKRTVLSGTFIGGPRDKRRRYMDAMALVRKYGKPDIFLTMTCNPNWDEIKREPYPGQTPQDRPDLVVRVFRAKLEELKNKLFQKDILGKVKAYVYVVEFQKRGLPHAHFLLIMEGRFKLTCPEQYDKLISAELPNKIKYPELYKMVVKHMMHGPCGVLNPDCPCTKGRPACKNQYPRPFNAATLQGKDSYPLYRRHNDGCKVTVRKALLDNRWVVPYNPHLLRHLNCHINVEACSIIKAVKYLFKYIYKGHDRASITVSEADKADSNGNIDEINQYRDARWVTPPEALWRIYGFELSKNYPSVMQLQLHLENCHMVSFQQGQDIQQVVNRQGVEKSMLTEYFRANRLHEEARGILYRDFPEWLEGLCQLTQQKGIAITCESF, from the exons ATGGTCAACATACTTCGTGGTAACCCATACTCTGAACATCTACGGAGTATGGGAGAGGTTGAGGATGTTGATGATTATCGTATCACACTAAACCTTGACCAAAGGATGGACCAGAGGAGATACAATGCACCTACCAGTTCTGAAGTAGCCGCGGTGTGGGTGGAAGGAAGCGAACGGCGAAGACAGTTCGACCACAGCGTGATACTGCAAGGTAAAAACAGAGATATTTTTGGTATCAAGTCCTATCATGGATGCTACGACGCACTGTCCTACCCACTATTCTTCCCTAGAGGCGAGCTTGGGTGGCATACCGATATCCCGAAGAGAAATGTGTCCTATGATACTGTGATGGCAGCTCGTGCAGCTCGTCTAGCTCGTCGTAATAACGACGAGTCCTCTCAATCCCCCGGCGATAACAATGATGATGGCGGCGAAGATAATGATCCAG CTTCGGGAGGAAATAAATGTGTGTCAGTGAGGGACTACTACTGCTACAAATTCCAGATGCGGCCTGGGATATTTAACCCGATCCTGCACGGAAAGCGTCTTTTTCAGCAGTTTGCGGTCGACACATATATCAAGATCGAGAACTCACGGTTGGACTATATGTGGAATCATCAGGATAAGATAAGGGCCGACCTGTACCAAGGCCTGATGGACAGCTTGCATGCCGGCGAGGGTAGTACGGATGCTATTGGAAAGCGTACGGTGTTGTCAGGAACATTTATCGGTGGTCCACGTGACAAGAGGCGTCGCTACATGGATGCTATGGCCTTGGTGCGGAAATACGGCAAGCCGGACATCTTTCTCACGATGACATGCAATCCTAACTGGGATGAGATCAAGCGTGAGCCCTACCCTGGCCAGACACCTCAAGATCGTCCAGACCTTGTGGTGCGTGTATTCAGGGCAAAACTGGAGGAACTGAAGAATAAGTTGTTTCAGAAGGACATCCTCGGAAAGGTAAAAGCATATGTGTACGTGGTGGAGTTCCAAAAGAGGGGTCTTCCACATGCACACTTCTTGCTAATCATGGAGGGGCGGTTCAAGCTCACATGCCCCGAACAGTACGACAAGCTTATCTCAGCAGAGCTACCTAATAAGATAAAGTACCCAGAACTGTATAAGATGGTAGTGAAACATATGATGCACGGCCCATGTGGTGTTTTGAACCCTGATTGTCCATGCACGAAGGGCCGTCCTGCTTGCAAGAATCAGTACCCTCGCCCTTTCAATGCGGCTACCTTACAGGGAAAGGACTCATACCCTCTATACAGACGACATAACGATGGTTGTAAAGTAACAGTTCGAAAGGCCTTGCTGGATAATAGGTGGGTTGTCCCATACAACCCTCACCTCTTGCGTCACTTGAATTGTCACATCAATGTTGAGGCATGCTCCATCATAAAGGCCGTTAAGTACCTATTCAAGTACATATATAAGGGGCACGATCGGGCGTCTATCACGGTGAGCGAGGCTGACAAGGCAGATAGCAACGGGAACATAGATGAGATCAACCAGTATAGAGATGCGAGGTGGGTGACTCCTCCTGAAGCCTTGTGGAGGATATACGGCTTTGAGTTGAGTAAAAACTACCCATCTGTGATGCAGTTGCAGCTCCATCTAGAAAACTGTCACATGGTTTCATTCCAGCAGGGCCAAGATATCCAGCAAGTAGTTAACCGTCAAGGTGTTGAGAAGTCAATGCTTACAGAGTACTTCAGGGCAAACAGATTACATGAGGAGGCACGTGGTATCTTGTACAGGGATTTCCCCGAATG GTTGGAAGGATTGTGTCAGCTCACCCAGCAGAAGGGGATCGCTATTACCTGCGAGTCCTTCTAA
- the LOC139833044 gene encoding uncharacterized protein, whose product MPSSLRRLFATILVFCEPSDVRGLWDKHFDAMSEDYRRNDPSNIVAEQKVLIDIRNMLQSMGKDIKSFPLPDIDEEFDNATGVEREIFEESVIEPNKEDINLADSLNTDQKAAYEKIMSVVHGDEGGVFFVDGPGGTGKTFLYRALLATIRGQKKIAVATATSGVAASIMPGGRTAHSRFKIPLSIDDGGYCTFTKQSGTAKLLQSASLIIWDEASMTKRQAVEALDNSMRDIMSRPDLPFGGKTVVFGGDFRQVLPVVRKGSRAQIIDASLRRSYLWDCMTHLKLKRNMRAHSDPWFAEYLLRIGDGKEKANADGDIRLPDEICVPCTGKKGSDLDKLIDNVFPSLGANMSDPNYITSRAILSTRNDCVDRVNLKMINRFQGQEMLYRSFDCAVDDPHNYYPPDFLNTLTPTGLPPHLLKLKINCPIILLRNIDPANGLCNGTRLVVRGFQRNVIDAEIVLGQHAGKRIFLPRIPLCPSDDEMFPFQFKRKQFPVRLSFAMTVNKAQGQTIPNAGIYFPEPVFSHGQLYVALSRSTARKNVKILVIPDGDNKKTCSDESKKKRRHVNTYTKNIVWKEILTS is encoded by the coding sequence ATGCCTTCATCTCTACGAAGGCTCTTTGCGACAATATTGGTATTCTGCGAGCCTAGCGATGTGCGCGGGCTCTGGGATAAGCACTTTGACGCAATGTCGGAAGACTATCGCCGCAATGATCCATCCAATATTGTAGCTGAGCAGAAAGTTTTGATAGATATCAGAAATATGCTACAGTCAATGGGCAAGGACATCAAGTCATTTCCTCTTCCTGATATTGATGAGGAATTTGACAATGCCACCGGTGTGGAAAGGGAGATCTTCGAGGAGTCTGTGATTGAGCCCAACAAGGAGGACATAAATCTAGCAGACTCACTTAATACGGATCAGAAGGCCGCGTATGAAAAAATTATGTCTGTTGTTCATGGCGATGAGGGTGGTGTGTTCTTTGTGGATGGACCTGGAGGTACCGGAAAGACTTTTCTGTACAGAGCACTGCTCGCAACGATTCGCGGTCAGAAAAAAATTGCTGTAGCGACAGCTACATCTGGTGTTGCAGCTTCCATAATGCCTGGAGGGAGAACAGCTCATTCCCGTTTCAAGATACCACTGAGCATTGATGATGGCGGGTATTGCACCTTCACTAAACAGAGTGGTACTGCAAAACTCCTACAGTCGGCTTCTCTCATCATCTGGGATGAGGCTTCCATGACAAAGAGACAGGCAGTCGAGGCGTTGGACAACAGTATGCGCGATATAATGAGCCGTCCAGACCTGCCATTTGGTGGAAAGACGGTTGTCTTCGGTGGAGATTTCAGGCAGGTCCTCCCTGTTGTCCGTAAGGGGTCGAGGGCTCAGATAATTGATGCGTCACTACGTAGGTCTTACCTTTGGGATTGCATGACTCACCTAAAGCTCAAACGCAATATGAGGGCACATAGTGATCCTTGGTTTGCGGAGTACCTACTGCGCATCGGTGATGGTAAGGAAAAGGCCAATGCTGATGGTGACATCCGTCTTCCTGACGAGATATGTGTGCCGTGTACTGGAAAGAAGGGCTCCGACCTTGATAAACTAATAGACAACGTTTTCCCCAGCCTTGGTGCTAACATGTCAGACCCAAACTACATCACCTCCAGAGCAATCTTGTCGACACGAAATGACTGCGTTGATAGGGTTAATTTGAAGATGATAAATCGATTCCAGGGACAAGAGATGTTGTACCGTAGCTTTGATTGTGCGGTGGACGACCCTCATAACTACTACCCACCTGACTTTCTTAACACATTGACCCCTACTGGTCTGCCCCCACATTTGCTGAAGCTCAAGATCAATTGCCCTATCATATTGCTCCGAAACATTGACCCCGCAAACGGACTTTGTAATGGCACGAGGTTGGTGGTTAGAGGATTCCAAAGAAATGTTATCGATGCAGAAATTGTTTTGGGCCAACATGCTGGAAAGAGGATCTTCCTGCCAAGGATCCCACTTTGCCCCTCTGATGATGAGATGTTCCCTTTTCAGTTCAAGAGGAAGCAGTTTCCTGTTAGGCTCAGCTTCGCCATGACGGTTAACAAGGCACAGGGGCAGACTATACCTAATGCCGGTATTTACTTTCCTGAGCCGGTGTTCTCTCATGGGCAGTTATATGTCGCCCTATCTAGATCTACTGCTAGAAAGAACGTCAAGATTCTTGTCATCCCAGATGGTGATAACAAGAAAACATGCTCTGATGAAAGCAAAAAGAAGAGGCGTCATGTCAATACCTACACGAAGAACATAGTCTGGAAGGAGATCCTTACATCCTAG